The Pleurodeles waltl isolate 20211129_DDA chromosome 6, aPleWal1.hap1.20221129, whole genome shotgun sequence genome has a segment encoding these proteins:
- the GPR25 gene encoding probable G-protein coupled receptor 25 → MMENQSQVYWADQTTTYDPYEDTTDYEDSDIWDCQDEKLPHGNIYLPILYSVSFFVGFLGNIFVIVLMVRKQGTRRLVDTFVINLALADLVFVCTLPLWSVTAALDNQWHFGNALCKMSSFVIMVNRCSSILFLAGMSVDRYLAIVKLLDSRCVRTRKCVLTTCAAVWAVSFLMGIPSLIYRKVWTDKDTGSTYCMEDMKPEASIIKLVSLLFTFVLPLFTILFCYCSILVRLSTHVYQGKRTKNSLKIIFTIIAAFICSWLPFNLLSAIFLFSKLEWTALSCSTTTALKWSLTVTACFAFMNSCVNPIIYIFLDRYFRYQVLKNTFAFFPGAAFKGRRPSLGSSFSLPNDSFSIFSSKSKSTGMSTY, encoded by the coding sequence ATGATGGAAAACCAATCCCAGGTGTATTGGGCCGATCAGACGACCACTTACGACCCTTATGAAGACACCACAGACTATGAGGACTCTGACATATGGGATTGCCAAGATGAAAAATTGCCCCATGGCAATATATACCTGCCGATCCTCTACTCAGTTTCCTTCTTTGTTGGTTTCCTTGGCAACATTTTTGTGATTGTCTTGATGGTCAGGAAACAAGGAACTAGGAGACTGGTGGACACCTTTGTGATCAACCTGGCGTTGGCTGATCTGGTCTTCGTCTGCACTCTGCCTTTGTGGTCTGTGACGGCAGCATTGGACAACCAGTGGCACTTTGGCAATGCCCTGTGCAAGATGAGTAGCTTTGTTATCATGGTCAACCGCTGCTCCAGTATCCTGTTCCTGGCTGGCATGAGTGTTGACCGCTATCTGGCAATTGTCAAGCTACTGGACTCACGATGTGTCCGTACGAGAAAGTGTGTGCTCACCACATGCGCTGCTGTCTGGGCCGTATCATTCCTGATGGGCATCCCTTCACTGATCTACAGGAAGGTTTGGACAGATAAAGATACCGGCAGCACCTACTGCATGGAGGACATGAAACCCGAGGCTAGTATCATTAAGTTGGTGTCACTTCTCTTCACCTTTGTGCTGCCCTTATTCACCATATTGTTCTGCTACTGCTCCATCTTGGTTCGCCTGAGCACCCACGTCTACCAGGGCAAGCGCACAAAGAACTCACTGAAGATCATCTTCACCATCATCGCTGCATTCATCTGCTCCTGGCTGCCCTTCAACCTCTTGAGTGCCATCTTCCTTTTCTCCAAGCTTGAGTGGACTGCCCTGTCCTGCTCCACCACCACAGCCTTGAAATGGTCCTTGACTGTCACAGCATGCTTTGCCTTCATGAACAGCTGCGTAAACCCAATCATTTACATCTTCCTAGATCGCTACTTCCGGTACCAGGTCTTGAAGAatacttttgccttttttccaggAGCAGCGTTTAAAGGCAGAAGGCCCAGCTTGGGATCCTCATTCTCCCTTCCAAATGACAGCTTCAGCATCTTTTCTAGCAAGAGTAAGTCAACTGGAATGTCAACATACTAG